A genomic stretch from Arachis stenosperma cultivar V10309 chromosome 3, arast.V10309.gnm1.PFL2, whole genome shotgun sequence includes:
- the LOC130968006 gene encoding uncharacterized protein LOC130968006, whose translation MYVCVCDTFLLQKKREKAKIGRYPTKHERALHPSLHIQQQSKQIRIESNRIKSALIIRSRSIRRKMWFVYVCDEGEKELGRQQAPGSCPYCGGKVEAMDVEIQWRCCFLPMCFKIKRKFFCTLCSKRLELYY comes from the coding sequence atgtatgtgtgtgtgtgtgacaCTTTTCTTTTgcagaaaaagagagagaaggcCAAGATTGGTAGGTACCCTACAAAGCACGAGCGAGCCCTCCATCCCTCCCTTCATATTCAGCAACAATCCAAACAAATTAGAATCGAATCGAATCGAATCAAATCAGCGTTGATTATCAGATCAAGAAGCATCAGGAGAAAAATGTGGTTTGTGTATGTGTGCGATGAAGGGGAGAAAGAATTGGGAAGGCAACAAGCGCCAGGGTCATGCCCTTACTGCGGTGGCAAGGTTGAAGCCATGGATGTTGAGATCCAATGGAGGTGTTGCTTCTTGCCCATGTGCTTCAAGATCAAGAGGAAATTCTTTTGTACCCTTTGTTCCAAACGCttagaattatattattaa